From a region of the Flavobacterium sediminilitoris genome:
- a CDS encoding o-succinylbenzoate synthase: MKATYKKYILKFKRPSGTSRGVLTEKETWFLILEKDGKRGIGECGILRTLSIDDRPDYEEKLRWVCNNIHLGKEQLWEALLEFPSIQFGVEMAFLSLLSKTTFNLFPSDFTLGKKSMEINGLVWMGEEQFMKQQIEEKLAQGFRCIKLKIGAIDFDKELGLLRFIRQHFDEKTIEIRVDANGAFDLNNALDKLIQLSDFKIHSIEQPIQKNNTDIMSVLCKNTPFPIALDEELIGVFGIENKMQLLQKIMPKYIILKPSLVGGFRGTLEWISVAKKLNIEWWITSALESNIGLNAIAQFTFTLNNFLPQGLGTGSLYTNNFDCPLEVENGHIWYRKNKEWNLELLQ, from the coding sequence TTGAAAGCAACTTATAAAAAATATATTTTAAAATTTAAAAGACCAAGTGGAACTTCAAGAGGTGTTTTAACCGAGAAGGAAACTTGGTTTTTAATTTTAGAAAAAGACGGAAAAAGAGGAATAGGAGAGTGTGGAATTTTGCGTACACTTTCTATTGATGACAGACCTGATTATGAAGAAAAATTACGTTGGGTTTGTAACAATATTCATTTAGGAAAAGAACAACTTTGGGAAGCTCTTTTAGAGTTTCCTTCAATTCAATTTGGAGTTGAAATGGCATTCCTTTCTTTACTATCAAAAACAACTTTTAACTTGTTTCCAAGTGACTTTACTTTGGGTAAAAAAAGCATGGAAATTAACGGTCTTGTTTGGATGGGAGAAGAGCAGTTTATGAAGCAACAAATCGAAGAAAAATTAGCACAAGGATTTCGTTGTATAAAATTAAAAATTGGAGCTATTGATTTTGATAAAGAATTAGGTTTATTGCGTTTTATTAGGCAACATTTTGATGAAAAAACAATAGAAATTCGTGTTGATGCTAATGGAGCTTTTGATTTAAATAACGCTTTAGATAAACTAATTCAATTATCTGATTTTAAAATACATAGTATTGAACAACCTATTCAAAAAAACAATACTGACATCATGTCAGTGTTGTGTAAAAATACTCCTTTTCCAATTGCTTTAGATGAAGAGCTAATAGGAGTCTTTGGAATAGAAAATAAAATGCAATTATTGCAAAAAATAATGCCAAAATATATCATTTTAAAACCAAGTTTAGTAGGTGGTTTTAGGGGAACTTTAGAGTGGATTTCGGTAGCAAAAAAACTAAATATTGAGTGGTGGATTACATCTGCTTTAGAAAGTAATATTGGACTAAATGCAATAGCACAATTTACTTTTACTCTGAATAATTTTTTACCTCAAGGATTAGGAACAGGTAGTTTATATACAAACAATTTTGATTGTCCATTAGAAGTTGAAAACGGACACATTTGGTATCGTAAAAATAAAGAATGGAATCTTGAATTATTACAATAA
- the miaE gene encoding tRNA-(ms[2]io[6]A)-hydroxylase, whose protein sequence is MFRLKLPTDPRWANIAEGNLEEILTDHAWCEQKAASNAIMLITMLPEFTEITTELIKIAKEELDHFEQVHEIIKARGWVLGRERKDSYVNDLFKFMKPGNRKHIIVERMLFAAMIEARSCERFKVLSDNIEDQELATFYRELMISEANHYTAFLQFAHDLAEKGYDVKKRWEEWLEHEAKVIASYGKGEAIHG, encoded by the coding sequence ATGTTTCGTTTAAAATTACCTACAGATCCTCGTTGGGCAAATATAGCAGAAGGAAATCTTGAAGAAATTCTAACAGATCATGCTTGGTGTGAGCAAAAAGCAGCTTCAAATGCAATTATGTTAATTACTATGCTACCAGAATTCACTGAAATTACTACCGAACTAATAAAGATTGCTAAAGAAGAGTTAGACCATTTTGAGCAAGTGCATGAAATTATAAAAGCACGTGGTTGGGTTTTAGGTCGTGAACGAAAAGATAGTTATGTAAATGATCTATTTAAGTTTATGAAACCAGGAAATCGTAAACATATCATTGTGGAGAGAATGTTATTCGCAGCTATGATTGAAGCTAGAAGTTGCGAACGTTTTAAGGTTCTTTCAGATAATATAGAAGATCAAGAATTAGCTACTTTTTATAGAGAATTAATGATTTCAGAAGCCAATCATTACACAGCTTTTTTACAATTTGCACACGATTTAGCCGAAAAAGGCTATGATGTAAAGAAAAGATGGGAAGAATGGTTGGAACACGAAGCCAAAGTAATTGCGAGCTATGGCAAAGGTGAAGCGATTCATGGGTAG
- a CDS encoding glycosyltransferase, with protein MQNHLVIIGTVWPEPNSTAAGSRMLQLIKLFQNQNYKITFLSSASKTDFSYNLENQDVKTHYIKLNNNSFDVLISELNPSIVLFDRFMTEEQYGWRVIENCPNALRILDTEDLHFLRKAREIAFKQNRSLNSKDYISDVFKRELASIYRCDLSLIISKYEIELLTNLFKVDPSILHYIPFLVEPISKETINHFPLFSERSHFVSIGNFLHEPNWQTVLQLKKSWKSIKKALPEAELHVYGSYVTEKAKQLHNQKEGFLIKGRAESVKEIFYKARVLLAPIPYGAGLKGKLLESMLFGLPNVTTEMGSEGMHGNHSWNGFITTTDEDFIEKAIELYQNQTFWQQSQQNGIQLINKRFEKSLFENNFITKVNHLLANLDKHRNQNFLGQVFQHQTLQSTKFMSKWIELKNKT; from the coding sequence ATGCAAAATCATTTAGTAATTATCGGAACCGTTTGGCCAGAACCCAATTCTACAGCGGCTGGCAGCAGAATGCTTCAGCTTATTAAATTGTTCCAAAATCAGAATTATAAAATTACTTTTCTATCTTCTGCTTCAAAAACAGATTTTTCATACAATTTAGAGAATCAAGATGTTAAAACACATTATATAAAGTTAAACAATAATAGTTTTGATGTTTTAATTTCAGAACTAAACCCTAGTATTGTATTGTTTGATCGCTTTATGACGGAAGAACAATATGGCTGGAGAGTTATAGAAAACTGTCCTAATGCATTACGAATTTTAGACACTGAAGACTTACATTTTTTAAGAAAAGCAAGAGAAATTGCATTTAAACAAAATAGGTCATTAAACTCAAAAGATTATATTTCTGATGTTTTTAAAAGAGAATTAGCATCTATATATCGTTGCGATTTAAGTTTAATAATCTCCAAATATGAAATAGAATTATTAACTAATCTCTTTAAAGTTGATCCTTCGATTTTACATTATATTCCGTTTTTGGTTGAACCAATATCAAAAGAAACAATCAATCATTTTCCTTTATTTTCGGAACGAAGCCATTTTGTAAGCATAGGAAACTTTTTACACGAACCGAATTGGCAAACAGTATTACAACTTAAAAAGTCTTGGAAATCTATTAAAAAAGCCCTTCCTGAAGCTGAATTACATGTTTATGGTTCGTATGTAACTGAAAAAGCCAAACAATTACATAATCAAAAAGAAGGTTTTCTAATAAAAGGTCGTGCTGAAAGTGTAAAAGAAATTTTTTATAAGGCAAGAGTATTGCTTGCTCCTATTCCTTACGGTGCTGGTTTAAAAGGAAAATTATTAGAAAGCATGCTTTTTGGCCTACCTAATGTTACAACAGAAATGGGCTCAGAAGGAATGCATGGTAATCATTCATGGAATGGTTTTATTACTACAACTGATGAAGATTTTATTGAAAAAGCAATTGAGTTATATCAAAACCAAACTTTTTGGCAACAATCTCAACAAAATGGAATTCAGTTAATCAACAAACGTTTTGAGAAATCTTTATTTGAAAACAACTTCATTACTAAAGTAAATCATTTACTAGCAAACCTAGACAAACATAGAAATCAAAATTTCCTAGGACAAGTTTTCCAACATCAAACTTTACAAAGTACTAAGTTCATGAGTAAATGGATTGAGTTGAAAAATAAGACTTAG
- a CDS encoding NUDIX hydrolase, translating into MPSIFKFCPNCQSTHFTFENNIRFHCSTCDFTYYHNIAAAVAIVFTFEDKILFTVRNVDPDKGKLDLPGGFVDPNENAEEAACREINEELGLEIFPNNLRYITTSPNNYLYKNIPYKTMDIFYECSLSSDIISITAKDEIQELIWVNRSEIDLDSIGFVSIRKIIKEFYCV; encoded by the coding sequence ATGCCTTCAATATTTAAATTTTGTCCTAATTGTCAATCAACTCATTTTACATTTGAAAATAATATCCGTTTTCATTGTTCAACTTGCGATTTTACGTATTATCATAATATTGCTGCTGCTGTAGCAATTGTTTTTACATTTGAAGATAAAATTTTGTTTACTGTTCGAAATGTTGATCCAGATAAAGGAAAATTAGACTTACCAGGTGGATTTGTTGATCCAAATGAAAATGCTGAAGAAGCTGCTTGTAGAGAAATTAATGAAGAATTAGGACTTGAAATATTTCCAAATAACCTACGCTATATTACGACTTCGCCAAATAATTATTTATATAAAAATATACCTTATAAAACAATGGATATTTTTTATGAATGTTCATTAAGCTCAGATATTATTTCGATTACAGCAAAAGACGAAATTCAAGAACTAATTTGGGTAAACCGTTCGGAAATTGATTTAGATTCAATAGGATTTGTCTCAATTCGAAAAATAATTAAAGAATTTTACTGTGTTTAA
- a CDS encoding YkgJ family cysteine cluster protein, translated as MSIEKRVRLVEQLFENLNLEIAQFQKETKLGCVAGCGKCCTNPDIDASPLEFLPWAFHLFLNGKAETVLNDLNKNETTTCYIYSPLSILDKNNGSCSDYKYRGLICRLFGYGANKDKYGQYRLATCKIIKEGQKESFEKSIELINNGLPVPIFTDYYMNLSQIDFKLGNIIVPINKALKFAIEEVLQYYSYRPMPNGFNNCA; from the coding sequence ATGTCAATAGAAAAGCGAGTAAGATTAGTAGAACAATTATTCGAAAACCTTAATTTAGAAATTGCTCAATTTCAAAAAGAAACAAAATTAGGTTGTGTTGCTGGTTGTGGAAAATGCTGTACTAATCCTGATATTGATGCTTCTCCATTAGAGTTTTTACCTTGGGCTTTCCATCTTTTTTTAAATGGAAAAGCAGAAACCGTTTTAAATGATTTAAATAAAAATGAAACTACTACTTGTTATATTTATAGCCCTCTTTCCATATTAGACAAGAATAATGGTAGTTGTAGTGATTATAAATATAGAGGTTTAATTTGTAGATTATTTGGTTATGGTGCTAACAAAGATAAATATGGTCAATATCGTTTAGCTACTTGTAAAATAATAAAAGAAGGACAAAAAGAATCATTTGAAAAGTCTATTGAACTAATAAACAATGGTCTTCCTGTTCCTATTTTCACAGATTATTATATGAATCTCTCACAAATAGATTTTAAATTAGGAAATATAATTGTTCCAATAAACAAAGCATTAAAATTTGCTATTGAAGAAGTATTACAATATTATTCATACAGACCTATGCCAAACGGATTTAATAATTGTGCTTAG
- a CDS encoding class I lanthipeptide, translated as MKKIKLEGKLSLNKETVTMLNDAQMKNLNGGAWFTLYHCNKTNNCATATCPTATCPTGSCPVNCVPYTEGASVCQSACGNNVCP; from the coding sequence ATGAAAAAAATCAAATTAGAAGGAAAACTAAGCCTTAACAAAGAGACAGTTACAATGTTAAATGATGCTCAAATGAAAAATTTAAATGGTGGAGCATGGTTTACATTATACCATTGTAATAAAACAAACAATTGTGCTACAGCAACGTGTCCTACTGCAACATGTCCTACAGGGTCTTGTCCTGTAAACTGTGTTCCTTATACTGAAGGTGCAAGCGTTTGCCAATCTGCATGTGGAAATAATGTGTGTCCTTAA
- a CDS encoding lanthionine synthetase C family protein: MKDILEEKTKTIIDSIVNHNYNNMSLLSGNTGSLFLLSYYAEYTKNDKYLEIVEEIIVDTYTKINNGIYHIDFSYSNGITGFLWAINNLLESGHIDIDFDEYFSETIPDIYNFMMYKIEQGNYDFLHGALGPANFLLDITDKFPDCIFYLKKFNSKLIEKGIYNKSNDTLHFISSVFKANNETEKVINLSLSHGMAAIMYYFIRCLQKKELYSDQLVKALRQIINFYKIHQNPSPNEMSYFPSWIKLESHIAFNSRLAWCYGDLGIGTELYKASEVLKDNELKEYALTILKHTTTRRDLKIESVVDGNFCHGSCGLVDVYRTIYKMTNEPIFLETANYWLEKTIDLAVHEDGYAGYKTYLGGKNIYENNLSLLEGASGVAIVFLATLMDKELSWKKSLML, from the coding sequence ATGAAAGATATACTCGAAGAAAAAACAAAAACAATTATAGATTCTATAGTGAATCATAATTACAATAATATGAGCTTACTATCTGGAAATACAGGCTCATTATTTTTACTTAGTTATTACGCAGAATACACAAAAAATGATAAGTATCTTGAAATTGTAGAAGAAATAATTGTAGATACTTATACTAAAATAAATAATGGAATCTATCATATAGATTTTAGCTACTCAAATGGAATAACAGGATTTCTTTGGGCAATAAACAACCTTCTAGAATCAGGACATATTGATATTGATTTTGATGAATATTTCTCTGAAACAATTCCGGATATTTACAATTTCATGATGTATAAAATAGAACAAGGGAATTATGACTTTTTGCACGGAGCATTAGGACCTGCAAACTTCTTATTAGATATTACAGATAAATTTCCAGATTGTATATTTTATCTTAAAAAATTTAATTCAAAACTTATTGAAAAAGGAATTTACAACAAGTCAAACGATACACTTCATTTTATTTCATCTGTTTTTAAAGCAAATAATGAAACAGAGAAGGTTATAAATCTAAGTTTATCTCATGGTATGGCTGCAATTATGTATTATTTCATAAGATGTTTACAAAAAAAAGAATTGTATTCTGATCAACTAGTAAAAGCATTAAGACAAATAATAAATTTTTATAAAATTCATCAAAATCCATCACCAAATGAAATGAGTTATTTTCCTTCTTGGATAAAATTAGAATCTCATATAGCGTTTAATAGCAGATTAGCTTGGTGTTATGGTGATTTAGGTATTGGAACAGAATTATATAAAGCAAGTGAAGTTTTAAAAGACAATGAATTAAAAGAATATGCACTTACAATATTAAAGCATACCACAACAAGAAGAGATTTAAAAATTGAAAGCGTAGTAGATGGAAATTTTTGTCATGGTAGTTGTGGTTTAGTTGATGTTTATAGAACAATTTATAAAATGACTAATGAACCTATTTTCTTAGAAACAGCAAATTATTGGTTAGAAAAAACGATAGATCTAGCAGTTCATGAAGATGGATATGCCGGTTATAAAACCTATTTAGGAGGAAAAAATATATATGAAAATAATTTAAGTTTATTAGAAGGAGCATCAGGTGTAGCAATTGTTTTCTTAGCAACACTTATGGATAAAGAATTATCTTGGAAAAAATCTTTAATGCTTTAA
- a CDS encoding LLM class flavin-dependent oxidoreductase — MNYGILDFGSIQSNSNAISTIHETIEMAQLAEELGFTRYWLSEHHEDNLAWKNPDIILPLLAGYTQKIRVGSAGVLVGLNAPINTAYHYKLLANLYPSRIDLGLAKGKTEEHKSIELADGSDWKKNLDDYFNRVRKIKSLINDQVSTIILPPKQGESPEIWVLGTSKSSIDFIIEEKTSFSLSLFHIINELPSPDIIKELREQYILKNRVEPNINITLSAFCSDDEKRVAAINEKTKHIKINYSGSPDYFKDFLEKQAEIYQVNEIIILNLGETLEEKQALMNVFKVEKHEFKITN; from the coding sequence ATGAATTATGGAATTTTAGATTTTGGAAGTATTCAGAGTAATTCAAATGCTATTTCAACAATACATGAAACAATTGAAATGGCTCAATTAGCTGAAGAATTAGGATTTACAAGATATTGGTTAAGCGAACATCATGAAGATAACTTAGCATGGAAAAACCCAGATATAATACTTCCATTATTAGCAGGTTATACCCAAAAAATTAGAGTAGGATCAGCAGGAGTATTAGTAGGATTGAATGCACCAATTAATACAGCTTATCATTATAAATTATTAGCCAATCTATATCCATCAAGAATAGATTTAGGGTTAGCCAAAGGAAAAACAGAAGAACATAAAAGCATAGAACTTGCAGATGGAAGTGATTGGAAAAAGAATTTAGATGATTATTTTAATAGAGTAAGAAAAATTAAAAGTCTAATTAATGATCAAGTATCTACTATTATTTTACCTCCAAAACAAGGTGAATCTCCAGAAATATGGGTTTTAGGTACAAGTAAATCTAGTATTGATTTTATTATTGAAGAAAAAACAAGCTTTTCACTTTCATTATTTCATATAATTAATGAATTACCATCTCCAGATATTATTAAAGAATTAAGAGAGCAATATATCCTAAAAAATAGAGTAGAACCTAATATTAATATCACCTTGAGTGCATTTTGTAGTGATGATGAAAAACGTGTTGCTGCAATAAATGAAAAAACGAAACATATAAAAATTAATTATTCAGGAAGTCCTGATTATTTCAAAGATTTTTTAGAAAAACAAGCAGAAATATATCAAGTAAATGAAATTATAATTCTGAACTTAGGAGAAACTTTAGAAGAAAAACAGGCACTTATGAATGTTTTTAAAGTAGAAAAACACGAATTTAAAATCACCAACTAA
- a CDS encoding lantibiotic dehydratase, producing MKYLSKFIFRTPLYPFLKSKANELFSEAIYITSPSLKREYEKYLDGKIDSPKEIKKLKIAYYKYLSRASSRCTPFGLFAGLGTGNFGTANKVTLNSIPEQKMVRRTRPDMNVICMLAKELEKKDFIQPYIKYFPNNSIYQIDSFYRYVEYYYAGGRRVHRISKVDYSEYLEGILIHAMYGKTELELITSLTTLGIEEEEATSFLKELIESQLLVSDFEPTVTGKEFYEVIIDTLHGIQTNHSSKELEETIFLIKEIKESLNKIDQNTINSVEAYEDLHNKIRKILKDIPETNLFQTDLYFKTQQSELDINIQESISDVVTFLNKITPNYTNTNLENFKRNFSERYEESEVSLLEVLDTENGVGYPNKDTSGINDLLDDLALGNSYQDFEIKWTSYQKAIFQILIKAYKEDAKIITISENDFKDIDYTNNNLPHSMAIKFNLLNAETGKIQLENIGGATATLLLGRFGHGNEDVLDIINEITKHEKLHSGDSILAEIVHLPESRIGNILSRPDTRDYEMAYLAKSNKSEEFQIKISDLFISIKSGNIVLRSKKLNKQIIPRLGNAHNFSFNSLPVYQFLCDLQLQYYTKPSLYFNWGSLASQFTFLPRVEYKNIVLKSATWQLNQSDFNNLIKDTNDSKIIEKFIEFKKKHNLPDFFLLVDGDNELLINSSDEIAILAFVDTIKKRTSIVLEEFLFDIKSSLITDNKGDSYTNECVAILLNEETKFPTFNFDDENTIKPITRYYLPGSEWMYFKIYCGIKTADYILTEIILPLTEKLIADRKIKKWFFLRYFDSDNHLRFRFQLSNEKESDAILTLLNETLGSLYLNGLISKMQTDTYNREIERYGADRIELTEELFYTDSVFCANFINYLDSEMGSKIKWQMAIRGTDQYLEDFGLNMEQKAAFTEKIADNFFNENNGNAFLRKQLNDKYRKFRSSIEHLMQFEHDNQREIAPLLALLFERSEANSNIIEKLNIHFEDEKFNTLVFSYIHMMHNRIFNAKQRQNEFIIYELLSRHYKSLIARKKYEKVTMKV from the coding sequence ATGAAATACCTATCAAAGTTTATTTTTAGAACACCATTATATCCTTTTTTAAAAAGTAAAGCAAATGAATTGTTTTCTGAAGCAATTTATATAACATCACCATCACTAAAAAGAGAATATGAAAAATACCTTGATGGAAAAATAGATAGTCCTAAAGAAATAAAAAAGTTAAAAATAGCATACTATAAATATCTAAGTAGAGCTAGTTCAAGATGTACGCCTTTCGGATTATTTGCAGGTTTAGGTACAGGGAATTTTGGAACAGCTAATAAAGTAACATTAAATTCTATACCAGAACAAAAAATGGTTAGAAGAACAAGACCAGATATGAATGTTATTTGCATGTTAGCAAAAGAACTTGAAAAAAAAGATTTTATACAACCTTACATTAAGTACTTTCCAAACAATAGTATCTATCAAATAGATTCTTTTTATAGGTATGTCGAATATTATTATGCAGGAGGAAGAAGAGTTCACAGAATTAGTAAAGTTGATTATTCAGAATATTTAGAAGGTATTTTAATTCATGCAATGTATGGCAAAACCGAATTAGAATTAATAACGAGTTTAACAACATTAGGAATTGAAGAAGAAGAAGCAACATCATTTTTAAAAGAACTTATAGAATCTCAACTTTTGGTAAGTGATTTTGAACCAACAGTAACAGGAAAAGAATTTTATGAAGTAATAATTGACACATTACACGGAATACAAACAAATCATTCATCAAAGGAATTAGAAGAAACAATCTTTTTAATAAAAGAGATAAAAGAAAGTCTAAATAAAATTGATCAAAACACTATAAACTCAGTAGAGGCTTACGAAGATTTACATAATAAAATAAGAAAGATTCTAAAAGATATTCCAGAAACAAATCTTTTTCAAACCGATTTATATTTTAAAACACAACAATCAGAATTAGATATAAATATTCAAGAATCAATATCAGATGTTGTTACATTTTTAAATAAAATAACACCAAATTATACCAATACTAATTTAGAAAACTTTAAAAGAAACTTTTCAGAGCGCTATGAAGAATCCGAAGTTTCACTACTAGAAGTACTAGATACAGAAAATGGAGTAGGCTATCCTAATAAAGACACTTCAGGAATAAATGATTTACTTGACGATCTTGCTTTAGGAAATTCATACCAAGATTTTGAAATAAAATGGACATCATATCAAAAAGCTATTTTTCAAATATTGATAAAAGCATATAAAGAAGATGCTAAAATAATTACAATATCAGAAAACGATTTTAAAGATATTGATTATACGAATAACAACCTTCCACATTCTATGGCAATAAAATTTAACTTGCTAAATGCTGAAACAGGAAAAATACAATTAGAAAATATAGGTGGAGCAACAGCAACATTACTTTTAGGGCGTTTTGGACATGGAAATGAAGACGTTTTGGATATAATTAATGAAATAACGAAGCATGAAAAATTACATTCAGGAGATTCAATTTTAGCAGAAATTGTTCATTTACCAGAAAGTAGAATAGGAAACATATTATCAAGACCAGATACTAGAGATTATGAAATGGCATATTTGGCTAAATCAAATAAAAGCGAAGAGTTTCAAATAAAAATATCAGATTTATTCATATCAATTAAAAGCGGAAATATTGTTTTAAGAAGCAAAAAATTAAACAAACAAATTATTCCAAGATTAGGAAATGCACATAATTTTAGTTTCAATTCTTTACCAGTATATCAATTTTTATGCGATTTACAATTACAATATTATACCAAACCATCTTTATATTTTAATTGGGGATCATTAGCATCACAATTTACTTTTTTACCTAGAGTAGAATATAAAAATATAGTATTAAAATCAGCCACTTGGCAATTAAATCAGTCAGATTTCAACAATTTGATTAAAGATACTAATGATTCAAAAATAATAGAAAAATTTATTGAATTTAAAAAGAAACACAACCTTCCAGATTTTTTCCTATTAGTAGATGGAGATAATGAATTATTAATTAATTCTTCAGATGAAATAGCAATTTTAGCTTTTGTAGATACTATAAAAAAGAGAACATCAATAGTTCTTGAAGAATTTCTATTTGATATAAAATCATCTTTAATAACAGATAACAAAGGAGATAGTTATACAAATGAATGTGTAGCTATTTTATTAAATGAAGAAACAAAATTTCCAACATTTAATTTTGACGATGAAAATACAATAAAACCTATTACTCGTTATTATTTACCAGGAAGCGAATGGATGTATTTTAAGATTTACTGCGGAATAAAAACAGCCGATTATATTCTAACTGAAATTATATTACCATTAACAGAGAAACTTATTGCAGACAGAAAAATAAAAAAATGGTTCTTCTTACGTTATTTTGATTCAGATAATCATTTAAGATTCAGGTTTCAACTTTCAAATGAAAAAGAATCAGATGCTATTCTAACATTATTAAATGAAACTTTAGGATCATTATATCTTAATGGTTTGATTTCAAAAATGCAAACAGACACTTATAATAGAGAAATAGAAAGATATGGAGCTGACAGAATAGAACTTACTGAAGAGCTGTTTTATACGGATAGTGTTTTTTGTGCAAATTTTATTAATTATTTAGATTCAGAAATGGGTTCAAAAATAAAATGGCAAATGGCAATTAGAGGAACAGATCAATACTTAGAAGATTTTGGATTAAATATGGAGCAAAAAGCAGCGTTCACAGAGAAAATTGCTGATAATTTTTTTAATGAAAATAATGGGAATGCTTTTTTAAGAAAGCAGTTGAATGATAAGTATAGAAAATTTAGAAGTTCAATTGAACATTTAATGCAATTTGAACATGACAATCAAAGAGAAATAGCACCATTATTAGCATTATTGTTTGAAAGAAGTGAAGCTAATAGTAATATAATAGAAAAACTCAATATTCATTTTGAAGATGAAAAGTTTAATACCTTAGTGTTTAGCTATATTCACATGATGCACAATAGAATATTTAATGCAAAACAACGACAAAATGAATTCATCATCTATGAGTTACTTTCAAGACATTACAAATCATTAATCGCACGCAAAAAATATGAAAAAGTAACCATGAAAGTTTAG
- a CDS encoding SRPBCC family protein, translating to MRIAKYLLLLLLLLSIAFVVFVATQPNEFDISKEKTIKSPKSKVFNFINDFENWGNWHPELINKQGIKSSFSKLTSGEGAFIDWDGNRISTSKVFEQDSIYQIEKIDDQNYTTYWTFTEENDQTKITWGIKGHLTFKEKMKALLTGSNETKFSSLLTSGLENINNYLVNEFSTFNVIVNGIITREASSYIQQKDSCKISDFQVKAATLLKNINLFVKQNEITTTGDSYIQFKTWDETNDYVVYTACVPIQEEILTTPLSDIRGGYYESFIALKTTLKGDYNHRKEALKKALEFIAENNYIEEKKGEHIEIYKVNNSTTTDKIKPSQFITEILIPVIKKNVTPVVVKQNVEIPVDSISK from the coding sequence ATGAGAATTGCTAAATATCTTTTATTACTTTTACTGTTACTATCAATAGCTTTTGTAGTGTTTGTTGCAACACAACCAAATGAATTTGATATTAGTAAAGAAAAAACTATTAAAAGCCCTAAATCTAAGGTTTTTAATTTTATTAATGATTTTGAAAACTGGGGAAATTGGCATCCTGAATTGATAAATAAGCAAGGTATTAAATCTTCATTTTCAAAATTAACCTCTGGTGAAGGTGCTTTTATAGATTGGGATGGTAATCGTATTTCAACTTCAAAGGTATTTGAACAAGATTCTATATATCAAATTGAAAAAATTGACGATCAAAACTATACGACTTACTGGACTTTTACAGAAGAAAACGATCAAACAAAGATAACTTGGGGAATTAAAGGGCATTTAACTTTTAAGGAGAAAATGAAAGCTTTACTAACGGGTAGTAATGAAACTAAATTTTCATCGTTATTGACTTCTGGTTTAGAGAATATAAATAATTATTTGGTTAATGAATTTTCTACTTTTAATGTTATTGTAAACGGAATTATTACGAGAGAAGCGAGTAGTTATATACAACAGAAGGATTCTTGTAAAATATCTGATTTTCAAGTAAAAGCTGCAACGCTGTTGAAAAACATAAACTTGTTTGTAAAACAAAATGAGATTACAACAACTGGTGATTCTTATATTCAGTTTAAAACATGGGATGAAACGAATGATTATGTAGTCTATACTGCTTGTGTACCTATTCAAGAGGAAATTTTAACGACTCCTTTAAGTGATATAAGAGGTGGTTATTATGAATCTTTTATTGCTTTAAAAACGACTTTGAAAGGCGATTATAATCACAGAAAAGAGGCTCTAAAAAAGGCTTTAGAGTTTATTGCAGAAAATAATTATATTGAGGAAAAAAAAGGAGAACATATTGAAATTTATAAAGTAAATAATAGCACTACAACTGATAAGATAAAACCTTCTCAATTTATTACTGAAATTCTTATTCCAGTAATAAAAAAGAATGTAACTCCTGTTGTTGTTAAACAAAATGTAGAAATACCTGTTGATAGTATATCAAAATAG